The following proteins are co-located in the Rippkaea orientalis PCC 8801 genome:
- a CDS encoding SPFH domain-containing protein, translating to MEFFLVVLVLGASTLFGSVKIVNEKNEKLVERLGSYNKKLSPGLNFIFPFIDRVVFQETIREKVLDIPPQSCITKDNVSITVDAVVYWRIMDMEKAYYKVENLQSAMVNLVLTQIRSEIGKLELDQTFTARTEINEILLRELDIATDPWGVKVTRVELRDIMPSKAVQDSMELQMAAERKKRAAILTSEGERDSAINSAQGQAQARVLDAEAMKTAEILKAEAQRQQQILKAEATAQALEILTQKLSSDPHAREALQFLLAQNYLDMGISIGNSESSKVMFMDPRNIVATLEGVRSVVGNQPNEYQALVQELDKIDRHSAG from the coding sequence ATGGAATTTTTCTTAGTCGTCTTAGTTCTTGGGGCTTCTACTTTGTTTGGTTCAGTCAAAATTGTTAACGAAAAAAACGAAAAATTAGTCGAAAGATTAGGAAGCTACAACAAAAAATTAAGCCCTGGACTCAACTTTATTTTCCCCTTTATTGATCGAGTGGTCTTTCAAGAGACTATCCGAGAAAAAGTTCTTGATATTCCCCCCCAATCTTGCATTACCAAAGACAACGTTTCTATTACCGTTGATGCGGTCGTTTATTGGCGCATTATGGATATGGAAAAAGCCTACTACAAAGTGGAAAATCTCCAATCAGCGATGGTCAATTTAGTCTTAACACAAATTCGTTCAGAAATCGGCAAATTAGAACTCGATCAAACCTTTACAGCCAGAACAGAAATCAACGAAATTTTACTGCGAGAATTAGACATTGCCACAGACCCCTGGGGAGTGAAAGTCACCCGTGTTGAATTAAGAGATATTATGCCTTCAAAAGCCGTGCAAGATTCCATGGAATTACAGATGGCCGCAGAACGCAAAAAACGGGCAGCCATTTTAACCTCAGAAGGGGAAAGAGATTCGGCCATTAATTCTGCCCAAGGACAGGCACAAGCGAGGGTATTAGACGCTGAAGCGATGAAAACGGCAGAAATTCTCAAAGCCGAAGCGCAACGACAACAACAGATTTTGAAAGCCGAAGCAACCGCCCAAGCCTTAGAGATTTTGACCCAAAAATTAAGCAGTGATCCCCATGCCCGTGAAGCCCTACAATTTCTCTTAGCCCAAAATTATTTAGACATGGGTATTAGCATCGGCAATAGTGAGAGTAGCAAAGTGATGTTTATGGACCCGCGCAATATTGTGGCTACCCTAGAAGGCGTTCGTTCAGTGGTTGGAAACCAACCCAACGAATACCAAGCATTAGTGCAGGAATTGGACAAAATTGATCGTCATTCGGCGGGATAA
- a CDS encoding Uma2 family endonuclease, whose protein sequence is MLLELKRLTIPPGHKVLLQDVSWQEFEKILEDLGEHRATKIAYDQGLLEIMTPLSEHEVRKVLVSNLVEALLEELEIEFWCLGSTTFKNELMKQGIEPDNCFYIKNERAIRGKNRLDLAFDPPPDLALEIELTSRPHPHIYAALGVPELWRFESGNLQINRLQESHYIEVEYSLIFPNFPLKEIIPYYLNQCNTQGRNKTMKAFRQWVRQEKIKNQSLNY, encoded by the coding sequence ATGTTATTAGAACTCAAGCGATTGACCATTCCCCCAGGACATAAAGTATTATTACAGGATGTCAGTTGGCAAGAATTTGAGAAAATTCTCGAAGACTTAGGAGAACACCGTGCTACTAAAATTGCTTACGATCAAGGACTGCTAGAAATTATGACCCCTTTATCTGAGCATGAAGTTAGGAAAGTTCTTGTTAGTAATTTAGTTGAAGCACTACTTGAAGAACTAGAGATTGAATTTTGGTGCTTAGGTTCAACCACTTTTAAAAATGAATTAATGAAACAAGGTATTGAACCGGATAACTGTTTTTATATTAAGAACGAAAGAGCGATCAGAGGCAAAAATCGCCTTGATTTAGCCTTCGATCCTCCTCCAGATTTAGCCTTAGAAATCGAGCTAACTTCTCGTCCTCATCCTCATATTTATGCAGCATTAGGTGTACCAGAATTATGGAGATTTGAATCTGGAAATTTACAGATTAATCGCTTACAAGAAAGCCACTATATCGAAGTTGAATACAGTCTCATTTTTCCTAACTTTCCCCTAAAAGAAATCATCCCTTATTATCTCAATCAATGTAATACACAAGGGCGCAATAAAACCATGAAAGCTTTTAGACAGTGGGTTAGACAAGAAAAAATAAAAAATCAAAGCCTAAATTACTAA
- a CDS encoding LysR family transcriptional regulator has product MADIPFTLDQLRILKAIAAEGSFKRAADTLYVSQPAVSLQVQNLEKQLNVPLFDRGGRKAQLTEAGHLLLSYGEKIITLCQETCRAIEDLQNLQGGTLIVGASQTTGTYLLPRMIGLFHQKYPDVSVQLQVHSTRRTSWGVANGQVDLAIIGGEVPAELQETLTILPYAEDELALILPVFHPLAKVEMIQKEDLYRLNFISLDSQSTIRKVIDKVLTRCDIDTKRLKIEMELNSIEAIKNAVQAGLGAAFVSVTAIEKELQMGGLHVAPIKQVEVRRTLSVIMNPTRYRSKAAEAFINEILPEFSTYQESLTHEPLTINNEQLIVNS; this is encoded by the coding sequence ATGGCAGATATTCCTTTTACCTTAGATCAACTCCGTATCCTCAAAGCGATCGCGGCGGAAGGGAGTTTTAAACGGGCGGCTGACACCCTCTACGTTTCTCAACCAGCAGTGAGTCTCCAAGTCCAAAACTTGGAAAAGCAACTGAATGTCCCCCTGTTTGATCGCGGTGGACGCAAAGCCCAGTTGACAGAAGCTGGACATCTACTCCTCTCCTATGGTGAAAAAATTATCACCCTCTGTCAAGAAACCTGTCGGGCGATCGAAGATTTACAAAATCTTCAAGGGGGAACGTTAATTGTCGGCGCATCCCAAACCACGGGAACCTATCTTCTACCTCGCATGATTGGGTTATTTCACCAAAAATATCCTGATGTTTCGGTGCAACTCCAGGTTCATTCAACCCGTAGAACTTCTTGGGGAGTTGCCAATGGACAGGTTGATTTAGCCATTATTGGCGGAGAAGTTCCGGCAGAACTCCAAGAAACGTTAACGATTCTGCCCTACGCTGAGGATGAATTAGCCTTAATTCTACCTGTTTTTCATCCTTTGGCTAAGGTAGAAATGATTCAAAAAGAAGATTTATATCGCCTCAATTTTATCAGTCTTGATTCTCAATCTACGATTCGTAAGGTGATTGATAAGGTGTTAACTCGCTGTGATATCGATACAAAACGCCTGAAAATTGAGATGGAACTTAATTCGATTGAAGCGATTAAAAATGCGGTTCAAGCCGGATTAGGGGCTGCTTTTGTTTCGGTGACTGCCATTGAAAAAGAATTACAAATGGGCGGGCTTCATGTTGCCCCAATTAAGCAAGTGGAAGTCAGACGAACATTATCGGTGATTATGAATCCCACTCGCTATCGTTCTAAAGCAGCCGAAGCGTTTATTAACGAAATTTTACCCGAATTTTCTACCTATCAAGAATCTTTGACTCATGAACCATTAACAATAAACAATGAGCAGTTAATCGTTAATAGTTAA
- a CDS encoding NnrU family protein, which translates to MILIPAPYLFLSELSFITLSGVPTWLTPSHGVILGLLLGFAIAHSGLAALRFWGESKIGARLYRVLFALVSIPLAVILITYFFNHRYDGLILWQVQDVWGVKQIVWGLSAISFLFLYPATFNLLEIAAIAKPQVHLYETGILRVCRHPQMVGQVIWCIAHTLWIGTTFTLITSLGLIAHHLFAVWHGDYRLQKRYGDAFIAVKERTSIIPFLAILDGRQTFKGEELIKPAYLGVLVFVGLLWWGHPWLLQITAQVPW; encoded by the coding sequence ATGATTCTAATCCCTGCCCCTTACCTTTTCCTCTCTGAACTCAGTTTCATCACTCTATCAGGAGTGCCAACTTGGTTAACACCGAGTCATGGGGTCATATTAGGGCTATTATTGGGGTTTGCTATTGCCCACAGTGGGTTAGCTGCCTTACGTTTTTGGGGAGAAAGCAAAATTGGCGCGAGACTCTATCGGGTTTTGTTTGCTTTGGTGAGTATTCCCTTGGCGGTTATTTTAATTACCTACTTTTTCAATCATCGTTACGATGGACTCATACTTTGGCAAGTTCAGGACGTTTGGGGAGTTAAACAAATTGTTTGGGGATTGAGTGCCATTTCCTTTCTGTTTCTGTATCCCGCGACCTTTAATCTTCTTGAAATTGCTGCGATCGCTAAACCCCAAGTTCACCTTTACGAAACGGGTATCCTTCGGGTTTGTCGCCATCCCCAAATGGTAGGACAGGTTATTTGGTGTATTGCCCATACTCTCTGGATTGGCACGACTTTTACGTTAATCACGTCTTTAGGGTTAATTGCCCACCATCTCTTTGCCGTTTGGCATGGAGACTATCGCCTCCAAAAACGCTACGGAGACGCTTTTATTGCCGTTAAAGAACGCACCTCGATTATTCCCTTTTTAGCCATTCTCGACGGTCGTCAAACCTTTAAAGGGGAAGAATTGATCAAACCGGCCTATCTTGGTGTTTTGGTGTTTGTTGGGTTGCTTTGGTGGGGACATCCTTGGTTACTGCAAATTACCGCCCAAGTTCCTTGGTAA
- the dxs gene encoding 1-deoxy-D-xylulose-5-phosphate synthase, which produces MHISDITHPNQLHGLSIRQLEDVARQIREKHLQTIAATGGHLGPGLGVVELTIALYQTLDLDRDKVTWDVGHQAYPHKMLTGRYKNFHTLRQKDGIAGYLKRCESKFDHFGAGHASTSISAALGMALARDAQGEDYKVVAVIGDGALTGGMALEAINHAGHLPHTNLMVVLNDNEMSISPNVGAISRYLNKVRLSDPVQFLADNLEEQFKHLPFFGDSLSPEMERVKEGMKRLAVSKVGAVIEELGFKYFGPIDGHNLQELISTFKQAHKVTGPVLVHVATVKGKGYELAEKDQVGYHAQSPFNLATGKAIPSSKPKPPSYAKVFAHTLTTLAENNPKIIGITAAMATGTGLDKLQAKLPKQYIDVGIAEQHAVTLAGGLACEGMRPVVAIYSTFLQRAYDQVLHDVCIQNLPVFFCMDRAGIVGADGPTHQGMYDIAYLRCIPNMTIMAPKDEAELQRMIVTGVNYTDGPIAMRYPRGNGIGVPLMEEGWEPLPIGKGEILRNGDDLLILGYGTMVNTALQAAETLREHGIEATVVNARFVKPLDTELILPLAQRIGKVVTLEEGCLMGGFGSAVAEAFSDHNVLVPLKRFGVPDRLVDHATPDQSKADLGLTSPQIAEQILQVFFSNRQPSMVS; this is translated from the coding sequence ATGCACATAAGTGATATTACTCATCCGAATCAATTGCATGGACTATCCATCCGGCAACTGGAAGACGTAGCCCGTCAAATTCGAGAAAAGCACCTACAAACCATCGCAGCAACAGGGGGACACCTTGGCCCCGGTTTAGGGGTAGTCGAATTAACCATCGCCCTCTATCAAACCCTAGACTTAGACCGCGATAAAGTGACCTGGGACGTGGGACACCAAGCCTATCCCCACAAAATGCTAACCGGCCGTTATAAAAATTTCCACACCCTACGACAAAAAGACGGTATTGCAGGATATCTTAAACGTTGTGAAAGCAAATTTGACCATTTTGGAGCCGGACACGCTTCTACAAGTATTTCTGCGGCGTTAGGCATGGCTTTAGCCAGAGATGCCCAAGGGGAAGACTACAAAGTCGTAGCCGTCATCGGAGATGGAGCCCTTACCGGGGGTATGGCCTTAGAAGCCATCAACCATGCAGGACATTTACCCCATACTAATCTGATGGTGGTCTTAAACGACAATGAAATGTCCATTTCTCCCAATGTTGGGGCAATTTCTCGCTATCTCAACAAAGTTCGCCTCAGTGACCCCGTTCAGTTCCTCGCCGACAACCTCGAAGAACAATTCAAACACTTGCCCTTTTTTGGCGACTCCCTGAGTCCGGAGATGGAACGGGTTAAAGAAGGGATGAAACGCCTGGCAGTGTCTAAAGTGGGGGCTGTGATTGAAGAATTAGGGTTTAAATACTTCGGTCCGATCGACGGTCATAACCTACAGGAACTCATTAGTACCTTTAAACAGGCTCATAAAGTCACTGGACCCGTTCTCGTTCACGTTGCCACCGTTAAAGGAAAAGGCTACGAATTGGCGGAAAAAGACCAAGTGGGCTACCATGCTCAAAGTCCCTTTAATTTAGCCACGGGTAAGGCTATCCCGTCGAGTAAACCGAAACCCCCCAGTTACGCCAAAGTCTTTGCCCATACCTTGACCACCCTAGCGGAAAATAACCCCAAAATTATCGGTATTACCGCAGCCATGGCTACGGGAACCGGACTCGATAAACTTCAGGCAAAACTGCCAAAACAATACATTGATGTGGGTATCGCCGAACAACACGCCGTTACCTTAGCTGGTGGCTTAGCTTGTGAAGGAATGCGTCCCGTAGTAGCGATTTACTCGACTTTTCTGCAACGAGCCTATGACCAAGTGCTCCATGATGTCTGCATTCAAAATCTTCCCGTTTTCTTCTGTATGGATCGCGCAGGAATTGTCGGGGCAGACGGTCCAACCCACCAAGGAATGTACGATATCGCCTATCTGCGCTGTATTCCCAATATGACCATTATGGCTCCTAAAGATGAGGCGGAATTACAGCGCATGATCGTGACGGGGGTTAATTACACTGATGGACCGATCGCCATGCGCTATCCCCGTGGTAACGGTATCGGTGTGCCTTTGATGGAAGAAGGATGGGAACCTCTCCCCATTGGAAAAGGCGAAATTCTCCGCAATGGAGATGATCTGTTGATTCTGGGGTACGGAACTATGGTTAATACGGCTTTACAAGCGGCGGAAACCCTCCGAGAACACGGCATCGAAGCCACGGTGGTTAATGCCCGTTTTGTTAAACCCTTGGATACCGAGTTAATTCTACCCTTAGCTCAACGCATCGGCAAAGTTGTCACCCTTGAAGAGGGTTGTCTGATGGGCGGTTTTGGGTCTGCTGTGGCTGAAGCGTTCTCTGACCATAATGTGTTAGTTCCTCTCAAACGCTTTGGTGTTCCCGATCGCTTAGTGGATCATGCTACCCCTGATCAATCAAAAGCCGATTTAGGCTTAACTAGCCCCCAAATTGCGGAACAAATTCTCCAAGTTTTCTTTAGTAATCGACAACCTTCGATGGTGAGTTAA
- a CDS encoding AAA family ATPase, whose amino-acid sequence MKVESITIQNFKRFDNIEVSFKNKTLQEVTNRFLILGDNGTGKTTLLQAIALPLALATKKIQTVSEFDWVGFLPGRFWIGGSPHIELEISFEDEELEATKSVARRWYEKQPVEFRPPDFVEPGNSHLVKLTLNGEYWKVGEDNKLEERSQFQGRYYAQRLMRSDPSVRSEFSRLPGIFWFDQFRNLGSNPLTESSGDGQTDHTAGISFDLGVGRLRQYLIQWDQKRRTGQNNTSIDYLKELQIYYTKVFPERSFSGVEYQPSNDSPTEMNTYFTLYDGHRTYDIVEMSAGEQAVFPMLYEIVRQQISYSIVLVDEIDLNLHPPAAQLLVNQLPKIAPTCQFLFTTHSEAVNDVIGEEETYRLPGGSLCL is encoded by the coding sequence ATGAAAGTAGAATCCATTACAATTCAAAATTTTAAGCGATTTGATAATATTGAGGTTTCTTTTAAGAACAAAACCCTGCAAGAGGTTACTAATCGCTTCCTAATTCTTGGAGACAATGGGACAGGTAAAACAACGCTTCTCCAGGCAATTGCTCTCCCACTAGCTCTAGCTACAAAAAAAATTCAAACAGTATCTGAATTTGACTGGGTAGGTTTTTTGCCAGGTCGATTTTGGATTGGAGGTTCACCCCATATTGAACTAGAAATATCATTTGAAGATGAGGAACTTGAAGCAACAAAGTCGGTAGCTAGAAGATGGTACGAGAAGCAACCAGTTGAATTTCGTCCTCCTGATTTTGTTGAACCTGGTAATAGTCATTTAGTTAAGTTAACTCTCAATGGAGAATATTGGAAGGTTGGAGAAGATAATAAACTTGAAGAACGCTCTCAATTTCAAGGTCGTTACTATGCTCAAAGATTGATGAGAAGTGACCCTTCTGTGCGCTCTGAATTTTCTAGACTTCCTGGTATTTTTTGGTTCGATCAGTTTCGAAATCTTGGTTCAAATCCACTGACTGAAAGTAGTGGAGATGGACAAACAGATCATACGGCTGGCATTTCGTTTGATCTAGGTGTAGGACGTTTACGTCAGTATTTAATTCAGTGGGATCAAAAAAGAAGAACAGGGCAAAATAATACTTCTATTGACTATCTCAAAGAATTACAGATTTATTATACAAAGGTTTTTCCTGAACGTTCATTCAGTGGAGTTGAATATCAACCCAGTAATGATTCGCCAACGGAAATGAATACATATTTTACCCTATATGACGGGCATCGAACTTATGATATTGTTGAGATGTCAGCAGGAGAACAAGCAGTTTTTCCGATGCTCTATGAGATTGTTAGACAGCAAATTTCATACTCAATTGTTTTAGTCGATGAAATTGATTTAAACCTTCATCCTCCAGCAGCTCAGCTCTTGGTTAATCAACTTCCCAAGATTGCTCCTACTTGTCAATTCCTATTCACAACTCATTCTGAGGCTGTAAATGATGTAATTGGCGAAGAGGAAACTTATCGATTGCCAGGAGGGTCTTTGTGCCTGTAA
- a CDS encoding glutathione peroxidase: MLPNKEGQKVPNVTFRTRKNNEWVDVTTDELFAGKTVVVFSLPGAFTPTCSSTHLPGYNELAPVFKENGVDSIICLSVNDTFVMNEWAKDQEADNVILIPDGNGEFTEGMGMLVDKADLGFGKRSWRYSMLVKDGFVEKMFIEPEVPGDPFEVSDAETMLKYINPNAKKRPLVSLFSKVGCPFCAKAKQMLTDKGLEYEEIVLGKDVTTKSLRAVSGKTTTPQVFIDGKAIGGSEELAAYLGV; the protein is encoded by the coding sequence ATGCTTCCCAACAAAGAAGGACAGAAAGTTCCCAATGTCACCTTTCGGACACGGAAAAATAATGAATGGGTAGATGTAACCACCGATGAGCTTTTTGCCGGAAAAACCGTTGTTGTGTTTTCCTTGCCTGGGGCTTTTACACCCACCTGTTCCTCAACCCACCTGCCAGGGTATAATGAATTAGCTCCCGTGTTCAAAGAAAATGGAGTAGACAGCATTATTTGTTTGTCTGTGAATGATACCTTTGTCATGAACGAATGGGCTAAGGATCAAGAAGCAGATAATGTAATCCTAATTCCCGATGGCAATGGAGAATTTACCGAAGGCATGGGAATGTTAGTCGATAAAGCTGATTTAGGGTTTGGTAAACGCTCTTGGCGGTATTCCATGCTAGTCAAAGACGGGTTTGTTGAGAAAATGTTCATCGAACCCGAAGTCCCTGGCGATCCCTTTGAGGTATCCGATGCAGAGACGATGCTTAAGTATATTAACCCTAATGCCAAGAAACGTCCCCTAGTTTCCCTATTTTCTAAAGTAGGTTGTCCTTTCTGTGCCAAAGCAAAACAGATGCTAACCGATAAAGGGTTAGAATACGAAGAGATCGTCCTAGGAAAAGATGTTACCACCAAATCCCTACGGGCGGTGAGTGGGAAAACCACCACTCCCCAAGTCTTTATCGATGGGAAAGCGATCGGCGGTTCAGAAGAATTAGCTGCCTATTTAGGGGTTTAA
- a CDS encoding response regulator transcription factor: MNILIVEDAPEIANLIQETLERESFICQIASDGLAALELFKRQQPDLIILDLMLPKLDGLEVCTRIRQTSTNKDPYILMLTAKGEAIDRVIGLSTGADDYLVKPFSPIELVARVRALLRRSLRHGGQPKNVYQTAHFIVDLDRHIATRKLDNESEETLELTTLEFSLLSTFMSYPGRVWSRSQLIEKLWGDDFFGDERVVDTHIRRLRKKIEPDTANPTFIKTVVGIGYKFEDN, translated from the coding sequence ATGAATATACTAATTGTCGAAGACGCACCCGAAATCGCAAACTTAATTCAAGAAACCCTAGAAAGGGAATCATTTATCTGTCAAATTGCCTCTGATGGACTGGCTGCTTTAGAACTGTTTAAACGACAGCAACCCGATTTAATCATTCTGGATTTAATGTTACCTAAATTAGATGGCTTAGAAGTCTGTACTCGCATTCGCCAAACGTCAACAAACAAAGACCCCTATATTTTAATGTTAACCGCTAAAGGAGAAGCAATTGATCGCGTGATTGGCCTCTCAACGGGTGCTGATGACTACTTAGTTAAACCTTTTAGTCCTATTGAATTAGTAGCTAGGGTGAGAGCCCTGTTGCGTCGTAGTTTACGTCATGGAGGACAACCCAAAAATGTTTATCAAACCGCCCATTTTATTGTAGACTTAGATCGCCATATTGCTACTCGTAAATTAGACAATGAATCCGAAGAAACGCTAGAATTAACGACATTAGAATTTAGTTTATTATCCACCTTTATGAGTTATCCAGGCCGCGTTTGGAGTCGCAGTCAATTAATAGAGAAGTTATGGGGAGATGACTTTTTTGGAGATGAACGAGTTGTGGATACTCATATTAGGAGATTACGCAAAAAAATTGAGCCTGATACTGCTAATCCAACCTTTATTAAAACGGTTGTCGGAATTGGATATAAATTTGAAGATAATTAA
- a CDS encoding sensor histidine kinase, producing MSKPSLRTRLFLSHLLVMIVGLLSFIIIAKISSPRMFVLRLEQLEKRGFFTVRTARTYLVKGFETAWNNSAIWSVIFGGSAAGLLSYWVSCRIMQPLNQMKEITEKLAEGNLEERMPESDIPELNQLGMSFNYMANSLENVEKRRRELVSDMTHELRTPLTVVRGYLEELADNSIEPSPELYLKLVKETRRLERLIQDLQELSKAEAGYLSITLRPINLIPILIALLEKFSDQILDEGPLLKLDYPKSLPPVLADSDRIEQILVNLIGNAIRYTETGTITIKAWRDRHRVFISVIDTGIGIKPEDLPFVFERFWRADKSRSRYSGGTGIGLAITRRLVELQGGNIEVSSQLGKGSTFTFYLSVA from the coding sequence ATGTCTAAGCCAAGTTTAAGAACTCGACTATTTTTATCGCATTTATTGGTGATGATTGTAGGCTTATTAAGCTTTATTATTATTGCTAAAATTTCCTCACCACGAATGTTTGTTTTACGGTTAGAACAATTAGAAAAAAGAGGATTTTTTACGGTTAGAACGGCAAGAACTTATTTAGTGAAAGGATTTGAAACCGCTTGGAATAATAGTGCTATTTGGTCAGTTATTTTTGGCGGAAGTGCCGCAGGATTATTGAGTTATTGGGTATCTTGCCGCATTATGCAACCCTTAAACCAAATGAAGGAAATTACCGAAAAATTAGCCGAAGGAAACTTAGAAGAAAGAATGCCAGAAAGTGATATCCCTGAATTAAATCAATTAGGAATGAGCTTTAATTATATGGCTAATAGTTTAGAAAATGTAGAAAAAAGACGGCGAGAATTAGTTAGTGATATGACCCACGAATTACGAACTCCGTTAACAGTAGTTAGAGGATATTTAGAAGAATTAGCAGATAATTCTATTGAACCTTCCCCTGAACTTTATCTAAAATTAGTGAAAGAAACCCGCAGATTAGAACGATTAATTCAAGATCTTCAAGAACTCTCCAAGGCAGAAGCAGGGTATTTATCGATTACCTTACGACCCATTAATCTCATTCCTATTTTAATAGCATTACTTGAAAAATTTTCTGATCAAATATTAGATGAAGGTCCCCTGCTTAAATTAGACTATCCCAAAAGTTTACCCCCAGTCTTAGCGGATAGCGATCGCATCGAACAAATTTTAGTGAACCTCATTGGTAACGCTATCCGTTACACTGAAACCGGGACAATTACCATTAAAGCATGGCGCGATCGCCATCGGGTTTTTATATCAGTGATTGATACCGGAATCGGTATTAAACCCGAAGATTTACCCTTTGTTTTTGAACGGTTTTGGCGTGCCGATAAATCCCGATCACGCTATTCTGGAGGAACAGGAATTGGACTAGCCATTACTCGTCGTTTAGTTGAATTACAAGGAGGAAATATAGAAGTGAGTAGCCAATTAGGCAAAGGCAGTACCTTTACTTTCTATCTTAGTGTTGCTTAA
- a CDS encoding 4'-phosphopantetheinyl transferase family protein: protein MWNNPPKNLALTSSEIAVWKMNLNLSSTEVQKRLTLLNSEEQSKAKRFHFEQHQRRFIVARSTLKMILGQYLNIAPQTIEFEYSSRGKPRLSDHLSGDKIQFNTSHSEELAIYAITCDRPIGVDVEYIRTIKDAKHLAQRFFTPQEYEQISPLSSPDLEKAFFQLWTAKEAYLKATGEGIAGGLDQVEVCLTPPLKLINLPQNQSRVNWTISSFMPHPNYQGAVVVQGDCLNINYWQL, encoded by the coding sequence ATGTGGAATAATCCTCCGAAAAATTTAGCGTTAACATCCTCAGAAATTGCTGTTTGGAAAATGAACCTCAATTTATCTTCTACAGAAGTTCAAAAACGCCTAACACTTCTGAATAGCGAAGAACAAAGTAAAGCCAAACGGTTTCATTTTGAACAACATCAAAGACGCTTTATCGTAGCAAGAAGTACCTTGAAAATGATTTTAGGACAATATTTAAACATTGCTCCCCAAACTATTGAATTTGAGTATAGTTCACGGGGAAAACCCAGATTAAGCGATCACTTAAGCGGTGATAAAATACAATTTAATACCTCCCATTCCGAAGAATTAGCGATTTATGCAATAACCTGCGATCGCCCTATTGGTGTTGATGTGGAATACATTCGTACGATAAAAGATGCAAAGCACCTAGCGCAACGCTTCTTCACCCCTCAAGAATACGAGCAAATTAGCCCCCTTTCTTCCCCTGACCTCGAAAAAGCCTTTTTTCAGCTTTGGACAGCCAAGGAAGCCTATTTAAAAGCCACAGGCGAAGGAATTGCTGGAGGGCTAGATCAAGTAGAAGTTTGCCTAACCCCTCCCTTGAAATTGATTAACCTTCCTCAGAACCAATCTAGAGTAAACTGGACTATATCCTCTTTTATGCCCCATCCTAATTATCAAGGAGCAGTCGTTGTTCAAGGGGATTGCTTAAATATTAATTATTGGCAATTGTAG
- the rfbD gene encoding dTDP-4-dehydrorhamnose reductase: MSKKILVTGIDGQVGQELKKTLNPLGEVIGVNRQTIDLTKPDRLRQLIQEIHPNIIINGAAYTAVDQAEKEPELALAVNGIAPTIIAEEAHKLGAFLLHISTDYVFDGTKNIPYTEEDPTHPLSVYGQSKLAGEQGIQKHSDRYVILRTAWVYGSYGKSNFVKTMLRLGQEREQIRVVSDQIGSPTWAQDIAQTINQLLLTLDLKNTAEIYHFTNSGVASWYDFAVTIFEEAQNIGFPLKVQQVDPITTADYPTPAKRPSSSVLSGQKITATLGKYAPYWRNSLKQMLTQLYQKTP; encoded by the coding sequence ATGAGCAAAAAAATCTTAGTTACGGGAATCGATGGACAGGTAGGGCAAGAGTTGAAAAAGACGCTTAACCCATTAGGAGAAGTGATCGGAGTCAACCGTCAAACAATAGACTTGACTAAACCTGATCGCCTTCGTCAACTAATCCAAGAAATTCACCCTAATATTATCATCAATGGGGCTGCTTATACGGCAGTTGACCAAGCAGAAAAAGAACCCGAACTTGCCTTAGCGGTTAACGGAATTGCACCAACAATTATCGCAGAAGAAGCCCATAAATTAGGGGCGTTTCTCCTGCACATTTCTACTGATTATGTTTTTGATGGTACAAAAAATATTCCCTACACCGAAGAAGATCCTACCCATCCCCTAAGTGTTTATGGACAAAGTAAACTCGCTGGAGAACAAGGAATCCAGAAACACAGCGATCGCTATGTTATTTTACGAACAGCATGGGTTTATGGAAGCTATGGCAAGAGCAATTTTGTCAAAACCATGCTACGCTTAGGCCAGGAACGAGAGCAAATTAGGGTAGTGTCTGATCAAATTGGTAGCCCTACTTGGGCACAAGATATTGCTCAGACAATTAACCAATTACTATTGACCTTAGACCTAAAAAATACTGCCGAAATTTATCATTTTACCAATAGTGGGGTTGCTAGTTGGTATGACTTCGCTGTAACCATTTTTGAAGAAGCTCAAAACATTGGGTTTCCTTTGAAAGTTCAACAAGTAGATCCTATTACCACTGCCGATTATCCTACCCCCGCTAAACGCCCCTCCTCTTCGGTTCTTTCAGGACAAAAAATAACAGCTACTCTCGGAAAATATGCTCCCTATTGGCGCAATTCTCTTAAACAAATGCTGACTCAATTATACCAAAAAACACCATGA